A stretch of the Bacillus anthracis str. Vollum genome encodes the following:
- the dat gene encoding D-amino-acid transaminase: MEATHKDWILFNGRIVNTKEEQPMIPLEERGFQFGDGIYEVFRLYDGKPHLLDLHLERFFHSMEEIKLIPPFTKEELAEELHQMIEKNQFQEDGNVYLQISRGAQARNHVYESNMQPTYFANIVSFPRPIATMEQGIKVTVEEDIRWKFCHIKSLNLLPNIMIKNKINEQGYQEAILVRDGIVTEGCHSNFFMVKNNKLITHPADNFILHGITRHYVITLAKELHIEVEEREFSLQEVYEVDECFFTATPLEIFPVVQIGDEQFGNGERGPITKRLQVAYEESIRLFKVTN, encoded by the coding sequence ATGGAAGCTACTCATAAAGATTGGATTTTATTTAACGGAAGAATTGTAAATACGAAGGAAGAACAACCGATGATTCCATTAGAGGAGAGAGGCTTTCAATTTGGTGATGGTATATACGAGGTATTCAGACTATATGATGGGAAGCCACATTTATTAGATTTACATTTAGAACGATTCTTTCATTCTATGGAAGAAATAAAATTAATTCCACCATTTACTAAGGAAGAGTTGGCGGAAGAGTTACATCAAATGATTGAAAAAAATCAATTTCAAGAAGATGGGAATGTATATTTGCAAATATCAAGAGGCGCCCAAGCACGTAATCATGTATATGAGTCAAATATGCAACCAACATATTTTGCAAATATTGTTTCGTTTCCACGACCAATTGCTACTATGGAACAAGGAATAAAAGTTACTGTAGAAGAGGATATACGCTGGAAGTTTTGTCATATAAAATCTTTAAATCTGCTACCTAATATTATGATTAAAAATAAAATAAACGAACAAGGCTATCAAGAAGCGATATTAGTGCGAGATGGAATTGTAACGGAAGGTTGTCATTCAAATTTCTTTATGGTGAAAAATAATAAATTGATTACACATCCGGCTGACAATTTCATTCTACACGGCATTACACGTCATTATGTTATTACATTAGCGAAGGAGTTACATATTGAAGTAGAAGAAAGAGAATTTTCACTTCAAGAAGTATATGAGGTCGATGAGTGCTTCTTCACAGCGACACCACTTGAAATATTCCCAGTCGTTCAAATTGGTGACGAGCAGTTTGGAAACGGAGAAAGAGGGCCAATTACAAAGAGACTCCAAGTTGCATATGAAGAAAGTATTCGTTTGTTTAAAGTTACGAACTAA
- a CDS encoding nitroreductase family protein — protein sequence MNYEDFKEVIHGRRSVRKFKEQEVSTSDIKEIIDCARYAPSDTNSQTWEFLVIMNREKIKEIEQMTWDALHKLAAKAAENGEEKAGKLLTRSFGPYATAFSEAPVLIVCLATPYESKFREKIFDPIAFVPNSVWEEEGIKSSCLAAQNLMLAAHAKGLGTCPMTGPVLLAQNELRQYLQIEPEKQINMVISLGFPKDKPKKLPRKEVDEITTFVF from the coding sequence ATGAATTATGAAGATTTTAAAGAAGTAATTCACGGTAGACGAAGTGTTAGAAAGTTCAAAGAACAAGAAGTATCCACTAGTGATATAAAAGAAATTATTGATTGTGCTCGTTATGCACCGAGTGATACAAACTCACAAACTTGGGAGTTCTTGGTCATTATGAACCGAGAAAAAATTAAAGAAATTGAACAAATGACATGGGATGCATTACATAAACTTGCGGCAAAAGCGGCAGAAAACGGAGAAGAGAAAGCAGGGAAATTACTTACACGTTCTTTCGGGCCATATGCAACAGCTTTCTCGGAGGCACCAGTATTAATCGTATGTTTGGCAACGCCATATGAATCAAAGTTTCGTGAAAAGATATTTGATCCAATTGCTTTTGTTCCAAATTCAGTTTGGGAAGAAGAAGGAATTAAAAGTAGCTGTTTAGCGGCACAAAACTTAATGTTGGCTGCACATGCGAAGGGGCTTGGTACTTGCCCAATGACAGGACCTGTATTATTAGCTCAAAATGAGTTACGACAATATTTACAAATTGAGCCTGAAAAACAAATAAATATGGTTATTTCACTCGGTTTTCCGAAGGATAAACCGAAGAAACTTCCAAGAAAAGAAGTAGATGAGATTACAACGTTTGTTTTTTAA
- a CDS encoding lipoprotein encodes MKKFIITGLSVLLLVGCGAPKEKEGTQSKPEEQVVSASNENIVVFPEGAVPVGEGKVKVITPDGTSENGNIPTVFIKKDTLIQHVELELSNFQNDKETFVFVDQVYADKHQVTSTTQTTVQLKEKTLETGSHTITAVQYENNDPKGKVISFNQATFETKPAS; translated from the coding sequence TTGAAAAAATTCATAATCACTGGATTGTCTGTATTGTTATTAGTTGGTTGTGGTGCTCCAAAGGAAAAAGAGGGTACACAATCAAAGCCGGAAGAACAAGTTGTAAGCGCAAGTAATGAGAATATAGTTGTATTTCCTGAAGGAGCAGTGCCAGTTGGAGAAGGAAAAGTGAAAGTTATTACTCCAGATGGTACTTCTGAGAATGGTAATATACCAACCGTATTCATCAAAAAGGATACTTTAATTCAACACGTTGAATTAGAGCTTTCTAATTTTCAAAATGATAAAGAAACATTCGTATTTGTAGATCAAGTGTATGCAGATAAACATCAAGTAACTAGTACAACACAGACAACAGTACAATTAAAAGAAAAGACGCTTGAAACAGGTAGTCATACAATTACTGCAGTTCAGTATGAAAACAATGACCCAAAAGGAAAGGTTATTAGTTTTAATCAAGCAACATTTGAGACAAAACCTGCATCTTAA